A part of Biomphalaria glabrata chromosome 3, xgBioGlab47.1, whole genome shotgun sequence genomic DNA contains:
- the LOC106062765 gene encoding uncharacterized protein LOC106062765: MAVSRENCDENFINYVAKMRFSKEMINKENMIHRKIWPNRWGYIAPIYNEMTEQLEKGKRKPLPSQVVRVDPDDFSHVWPNQDLRGFEPKDTVPPVRSSRMYGWKIGKGIVDRTDQWVKPRSRYNMYKDLGWKEDCLW; this comes from the exons atggcGGTCAGTCGTGAAAATTGCGACgaaaattttattaattatgtcGCCAAAATGAGATTTTC TAAAGAAATGATCAACAAAGAGAACATGATTCATCGCAAAATCTGGCCAAATAGATGGGGTTACATTGCACCAATCTATAACGAG ATGACTGAACAGCTagagaaaggaaagagaaagcCACTGCCATCTCAAGTAGTGCGTGTTGATCCTGACGATTTCTCTCATGTTTGGCCCAATCAAGATTTACGTGG TTTTGAACCAAAAGATACAGTGCCTCCCGTAAGGTCAAGCAGAATGTATGGATGGAAGATCGGCAAGGGCATTGTGGACAGAACTGACCAATGGGTGAAACCACGAAGTCGGTATAACATGTACAAAGATCTGGGATGGAAGGAGGACTGCCTCTGGTGA
- the LOC106056925 gene encoding leucine-rich repeat-containing protein 15-like codes for MFAFAKLLDKCLLISLFIMVKSAEPPDCGMYRTAFPDCKCLTADDNNSKGVIDCSGLGLTSVLTPRSPINFIYELRLNNNSIVILKNNSFNGFSSGIRKLDLRDNKIATVENGCFDSLTNSLQYLFIDGNGTSDPPKVALSKLYSLTELTMRNYGEAELSDVSEKHLFTTFFNLQKLSLENWKLTSIASHAFSGPKNLISLTLNNNSLVILPINFLGDGNVGNLKQLTISNSNIQEISDYAFQMLTRLQNLDLSHNHVNKLDQDCFDNLANSLYTLNLSGNILYSERLQGLRNLPSLTLLDLSANEGISSIPDLSLLGLAENNLRLYLGNNDIQILNTNSLASSGSHLHTLDLSSNAITSIDNNTFNSLTSLVSLNLSNQKLPTNIWTVIKPLIKLQVLNLSSAGLNNIPEFVFENMTNLRVLDLSSSSTSFHNSFTSVIQPAVFAGPRASFKEFYLSGSSVSRLSPCLFHGYTSFPITMSLFGGYYLECDCYIYWWWMKIKNGSITFLPGHEPRCSSNQKLLSDLQQSDFCAELPTVSCTDYYEHPSPNITLAAGTTDISVSWKIATTTSNIKLQSIKVEIDENGMIVQSLNLSTSNTTFVFPNLKNNTQYTVCVKAIYITNSTVSCKSVKTLGNIQPSTQSGDSHNINFLNPKPNISIMVGETNMVLSWKLSGSTNNLLSFIVEIKENNTFIFKDRVSVSTSTHAIADIKPSTSYTTCVTAVYLTESPMKCISLTIDRIA; via the coding sequence ATGTTTGCATTCGCAAAATTGTTGGACAAATGTCTACTTATCTCCCTGTTTATTATGGTAAAGAGTGCAGAGCCCCCAGACTGTGGCATGTATCGCACTGCATTTCCTGACTGCAAATGCCTGACGGCTGATGACAACAACAGCAAAGGTGTCATTGATTGTTCGGGTCTCGGTCTAACTTCTGTGCTCACACCCCGGAGCCCAATAAATTTTATCTACGAGTTACGTCTTAACAACAACAGCatcgtgattttaaaaaataattccttcAATGGATTTAGTAGCGGTATCAGGAAACTGGACTTGAGAGACAATAAAATAGCCACTGTTGAAAATGGATGTTTTGACAGCTTAACTAATAGCTTACAATATCTTTTTATTGATGGCAATGGTACATCTGATCCACCCAAAGTTGCTTTGTCTAAATTGTATAGTCTAACTGAACTGACGATGAGAAATTATGGGGAAGCTGAGCTAAGCGATGTATCAGAGAAACATTTGTTTACGACGTTTTTCAACCTTCAAAAGTTGTCATTGGAAAACTGGAAACTAACATCAATAGCTTCTCATGCATTTTCTGGGCCTAAAAACTTGATTAGTTTAACATTGAATAATAATTCTTTAGTTATACTTCCTATTAATTTTTTGGGAGATGGAAATGTGGGTAATCTAAAACAACTAACTATTTCAAACTCTAATATACAGGAGATAAGTGACTATGCTTTTCAAATGCTTACCAGACTTCAAAACTTGGATCTAAGTCATAATCATGTCAACAAGTTGGATCAAGACTGTTTTGATAATCTGGCCAACAGCTTATATACATTAAACCTAAGTGGAAATATTCTTTACAGTGAAAGGTTACAGGGATTGAGGAATTTACCTAGCCTAACTCTGTTGGATCTGTCAGCCAATGAAGGTATCTCTTCAATTCCAGATTTATCTCTACTTGGTTTAGCAGAAAATAATTTAAGGCTATATTTAGGAAACAATGACATACAAATTCTGAACACCAATTCATTAGCCAGTTCAGGTAGTCACCTACACACACTTGACCTGTCCAGCAATGCAATTACTTCTATAGACAACAATACATTTAATAGTCTGACATCACTAGTATCACTCAATCTGTCCAATCAAAAATTACCCACAAATATCTGGACAGTTATCAAGCCTCTTATCAAATTACAGGTTCTCAACTTATCAAGCGCTGGGCTCAACAACATACCAGAGTTTGTGTTTGAAAACATGACAAATCTTCGTGTGCTTGACCTGAGCTCCTCTAGTACTTCATTTCATAATTCATTCACTTCTGTCATACAACCAGCAGTATTTGCAGGGCCACGTGCTAGTTTCAAAGAATTTTATCTGAGTGGCAGCAGTGTGTCCAGACTTTCACCTTGTTTGTTTCATGGTTACACCAGCTTCCCCATCACAATGTCGCTATTTGGTGGCTACTACCTTGAATGTGACTGTTACATTTACTGGTGGTGGATGAAGATAAAAAATGGGAGCATCACTTTTCTGCCAGGACATGAGCCAAGATGTTCTTCAAACCAAAAACTActgtcagatctacaacagtcaGATTTCTGTGCAGAGCTTCCTACCGTGTCGTGTACAGACTATTATGAACATCCATCACCAAACATCACACTGGCAGCAGGCACTACTGACATCAGTGTCTCCTGGAAAATAGCCACGACTACCAGCAACATAAAACTTCAATCAATCAAAGTGGAGATTGATGAGAATGGTATGATTGTACAAAGTCTCAACCTCTCCACGTCAAACACAACATTTGTGTTCCCCAATCTTAAAAACAATACCCAGTATACTGTGTGTGTCAAAGCTATATATATTACTAATTCGACTGTATCATGCAAGTCAGTTAAAACTCTTGGTAACATTCAGCCCAGTACCCAGAGCGGAGATTCCCATAACATAAATTTTCTGAACCCAAAGCCAAACATTAGCATAATGGTTGGAGAGACGAACATGGTATTGTCATGGAAACTCTCAGGCTCGACCAACAATCTACTTTCTTTTATTGTGGAGATTAAAGAGAACAACACTTTTATCTTTAAGGATCGTGTCAGTGTATCTACTAGTACACATGCTATTGCAGATATAAAGCCGAGTACTTCATATACAACGTGTGTTACAGCTGTGTACCTCACAGAATCACCAATGAAATGCATCAGTCTAACTATAGATCGGATTGCTTGA
- the LOC106056928 gene encoding serine/arginine-rich splicing factor 2-like yields the protein MNRPSRRGPPNIAGLYSVKVDNIPYKTTPDELRETFERFGDVGDVYIPRDRFTRKSRGFAFVRFVNKHDAQDSVQGLDGAILKGREVRCQMAYGLPQIRGLVARSRSPRRRNDPSPIARHRSYSPEWDSDFSDD from the exons ATGAATCGGCCATCAAGACGTGGTCCACCAAACATAGCAGGATTGTATTCAGTTAAAGTCGACAACATCCCTTACAAAACAACACCAGATGAACTTCGCGAGACCTTCGAAAGGTTTGGCGACGTGGGCGATGTTTACATCCCAAGAGACAGATTCACAAGGAAAAGCAGAGGCTTCGCATTTGTTAGGTTCGTAAACAAGCACGACGCACAAGATTCGGTTCAAGGACTGGATGGCGCTATACTTAAGGGCAGAGAAGTAAGATGTCAAATGGCCTATGGACTACCTCAAATTAGGGGCCTTGTTGCAAG gTCGCGTTCTCCCAGAAGGCGCAACGATCCATCTCCGATAGCACGCCATCGATCTTATTCACCTGAGTGGGATAGTGATTTTTCCGACGACTGA
- the LOC106056926 gene encoding serine/arginine-rich splicing factor 2-like, translating to MSRINGRGSPPDLRGMFSVKVDNVDYRATADDLRPVFARFGILADVYIPRDPSTKKSRGYAFVRYFDKRDAKDAVRAMDGFIFNGRELLCKIARYGRPIDEYRRIRREQLAHLLGQRDRSRSPIGRSRSRSADESDSSTSNESVGEYYRLVRR from the exons ATGAGTAGAATAAATGGACGTGGCTCACCACCGGACTTAAGAGGAATGTTTTCGGTTAAAGTTGACAATGTTGATTACAGAGCAACAGCCGATGATCTTCGTCCTGTCTTTGCAAGGTTTGGCATTTTGGCAGATGTTTACATTCCAAGAGACCCATCGACGAAAAAAAGTAGAGGCTATGCATTTGTGAGATATTTTGATAAAAGAGATGCAAAAGATGCAGTGAGAGCAATGGATGGCTTTATCTTCAATGGCAGAGAACTACTATGCAAAATAGCAAGATATGGACGACCCATCGACGAATACAGGCGTATTCGTCGAGAACAACTCGCCCATCTACTTGGGCAAAGGGACCG aTCCAGATCTCCCATAGgacgatctagatctaggtctgcaGATGAATCAGACAGTAGTACTAGCAATGAGTCGGTCGGAGAATATTATAGACTTGTCAGAAGATAG